The proteins below come from a single Desulforegula conservatrix Mb1Pa genomic window:
- a CDS encoding serine protease, which translates to MKIRQYTVFLLILIFLPVLKAWSEEVKSFDSNGKAIPKIVGGTESSATDWPWMAGILFSARPSNYDAQFCGASVIDKSWVLTAAHCIKEGSAAELLPQDIEVLVGAHDLRSNEGKRIKVKRIIMHPDYIPLTYNNDIALIELETPTDTETLPLYENGGDLAGITATAIGWGYTRPNDSFSAAHKRQQVNLPIVTNEECNAAFYEEITGTMMCAGYLTGGKDTCSGDSGGPLVINQNSKWLLAGVTSWGEGCAKPGYYGVYARVSELKSFIRKYVPDTTPQPEPEPKPKGSSSPSSCFISSVFER; encoded by the coding sequence ATGAAAATCAGACAGTACACAGTTTTTCTATTAATACTGATTTTTTTGCCGGTTTTAAAGGCATGGTCAGAAGAAGTTAAAAGCTTTGATTCAAATGGGAAAGCAATACCCAAAATAGTGGGCGGAACAGAATCGAGCGCTACCGATTGGCCATGGATGGCAGGGATTCTTTTTTCAGCACGGCCTTCAAATTATGACGCCCAGTTCTGCGGAGCATCCGTAATTGACAAGAGCTGGGTTTTAACGGCCGCCCACTGCATAAAAGAAGGATCTGCCGCAGAACTTCTGCCCCAGGACATTGAAGTTCTTGTTGGAGCCCACGACCTAAGATCAAATGAAGGCAAAAGAATCAAAGTCAAAAGAATCATAATGCATCCTGATTATATCCCCCTGACCTATAATAATGACATTGCCCTTATTGAACTTGAAACTCCGACAGATACGGAAACGCTACCTTTATATGAAAACGGAGGAGATCTGGCAGGAATAACAGCAACAGCGATAGGCTGGGGATACACAAGACCAAATGATTCTTTTTCAGCGGCACACAAAAGGCAACAGGTAAATCTTCCGATAGTGACGAATGAAGAGTGTAATGCTGCTTTTTATGAAGAAATAACAGGAACCATGATGTGCGCCGGATACCTTACCGGTGGCAAAGATACATGCAGTGGAGATTCAGGTGGGCCTCTTGTTATAAATCAAAATTCAAAATGGCTGCTCGCAGGTGTTACAAGCTGGGGTGAAGGTTGTGCCAAACCCGGATATTACGGGGTCTATGCAAGGGTATCTGAATTAAAATCATTTATACGTAAATATGTTCCGGATACAACTCCTCAGCCGGAACCAGAACCAAAGCCAAAGGGATCGTCTTCACCTTCTTCTTGCTTCATATCTTCAGTATTTGAGAGATAA
- the hemL gene encoding glutamate-1-semialdehyde 2,1-aminomutase, producing the protein MKTDVSRILFDKARNLIPGGVNSPVRACRSVGADPLFISKASGSRIFDADGNSYIDYVGSWGPMILGHNHPEVVDAIRNALENGTSFGAPCEFEVELASLVSEIVPSLEMVRMVNSGTEATMSAIRLARAYTGRERVIKFDGCYHGHADSFLVEAGSGVATLNISGTPGVPKCLSELTMSVSYNDSESIQKLMETVGKEVACIIVEPVAGNMGLVKPLPGFLEFLRKITEEYGALLIFDEVMTGFRVALGGAQQRYNIKPDLSCFGKIIGGGLPVGAYGGRRDIMGMIAPVGSVYQAGTLSGNPLAMAAGVATLKQIKSPGFYEKLEKTTSSLVDGLKAVAKDAGIPVFADYVGSMFGMFFTEGPVNSFADAKKSDTDLFSRFYREMRDSGIYLAPSQFEAGFVSSAHTEEDIKLTVETAKKVLARII; encoded by the coding sequence ATGAAAACAGATGTTTCAAGAATATTATTTGATAAAGCCAGAAATCTGATTCCTGGTGGTGTAAACAGTCCTGTCAGGGCATGCAGATCAGTGGGCGCAGACCCTCTTTTCATATCAAAAGCTTCGGGCTCCAGAATTTTCGATGCTGATGGCAATTCATATATAGATTATGTCGGTTCATGGGGCCCCATGATTCTTGGTCATAATCATCCTGAAGTTGTTGATGCCATCCGAAATGCTCTTGAAAATGGAACCAGCTTTGGTGCTCCGTGTGAGTTTGAAGTGGAACTTGCATCCCTTGTTTCAGAAATTGTGCCTTCCCTTGAAATGGTGAGGATGGTTAATTCAGGGACCGAGGCAACAATGAGCGCCATCAGGCTTGCAAGGGCCTATACCGGAAGGGAGAGGGTTATCAAGTTTGATGGATGCTATCACGGTCACGCAGATTCTTTTCTTGTTGAGGCTGGATCTGGGGTTGCCACATTGAATATCTCTGGAACTCCGGGCGTGCCTAAATGTCTTTCAGAGTTGACCATGTCTGTTTCCTATAATGATTCTGAATCGATCCAGAAACTAATGGAAACTGTTGGCAAAGAAGTAGCCTGCATAATAGTTGAGCCTGTGGCCGGCAATATGGGGCTGGTCAAGCCTTTGCCCGGATTTCTTGAATTCCTCAGAAAAATAACAGAGGAATATGGGGCGCTTCTAATTTTTGACGAGGTTATGACTGGATTTAGAGTGGCTCTTGGCGGCGCTCAGCAGCGTTATAACATAAAACCTGATTTAAGCTGTTTCGGTAAAATAATTGGAGGCGGCCTTCCAGTTGGTGCTTATGGTGGCAGACGCGACATAATGGGGATGATTGCGCCTGTTGGTTCTGTTTATCAGGCAGGAACCCTTTCCGGGAATCCTCTCGCCATGGCTGCTGGTGTAGCTACATTAAAACAGATCAAATCACCCGGATTTTATGAAAAACTTGAGAAGACCACATCTTCTCTTGTTGATGGTCTCAAGGCAGTTGCAAAGGACGCTGGAATTCCGGTTTTTGCTGATTATGTCGGATCAATGTTCGGGATGTTCTTCACCGAAGGACCTGTAAACAGTTTTGCTGATGCCAAAAAATCAGATACAGATTTGTTTTCAAGATTTTACCGTGAAATGAGGGATAGCGGCATTTATTTAGCTCCTTCTCAATTTGAGGCAGGTTTTGTGTCTTCTGCTCATACAGAGGAAGATATTAAGCTAACTGTTGAAACGGCAAAAAAAGTGCTTGCCAGAATAATATAA
- a CDS encoding HD domain-containing protein, translating to MKLYKVGGSIRDRFLNRAIHDTDYVVIGTDEKCFLAGFPSARPVGKKKAVYILDGNEYTLSHSKNIEEDLGSRDLTINALAEDDEGRIFSHPQSFEDIKNKILRPVNQKNFFDDPLRVFRAARFAAEFPDFYISDELTGIMKKTSEKGILSSITAERVGMEVLKAFAAPVPSRFLKLLFSTDSLNPWLEEIVNFPQIPAGPKPYHNGSLLEHTYNVMDRLAGDKLLVWMGFCHDLGKSLTDEKILPHHYGHEKTGVQLAERIGQRLRLPKAFIKAGKTASLWHMKAGTYGDLRPGTRVDMLTSLLKDELFEEVFKLSAADKQNDYFVIAKKDMETILKVKLPEEFRDLGEKSASKIRELRCQAISGSKGT from the coding sequence ATGAAATTGTATAAGGTAGGAGGAAGCATCCGAGACAGATTCTTGAACAGAGCTATCCATGATACGGATTATGTTGTCATTGGAACAGATGAAAAGTGCTTTCTGGCCGGATTCCCGTCAGCCAGACCAGTTGGCAAAAAAAAAGCTGTCTATATACTTGATGGGAATGAATATACCCTGTCTCATTCAAAAAATATTGAAGAGGATCTCGGATCCAGGGATCTTACAATAAATGCCCTTGCCGAAGATGATGAAGGCAGAATTTTTTCCCACCCTCAATCATTTGAAGATATCAAGAACAAGATCCTTAGACCAGTAAATCAAAAGAATTTTTTTGATGACCCTTTAAGGGTTTTCAGGGCAGCACGATTCGCTGCAGAGTTTCCTGATTTTTATATTTCTGATGAGCTTACTGGAATAATGAAGAAAACATCTGAAAAAGGAATACTTTCCTCAATCACAGCTGAGAGGGTCGGAATGGAAGTTCTTAAGGCCTTTGCCGCGCCTGTGCCATCCAGGTTCCTGAAACTGCTCTTTTCAACAGACAGTTTAAATCCCTGGCTGGAAGAAATTGTAAACTTTCCGCAAATACCTGCTGGCCCTAAACCCTATCATAATGGTTCCTTACTTGAGCATACATATAATGTCATGGACAGGCTTGCAGGGGATAAGCTTCTTGTATGGATGGGATTCTGCCATGATTTGGGCAAATCCCTTACGGATGAAAAAATTTTGCCCCATCATTATGGCCATGAAAAAACAGGGGTACAGCTTGCTGAAAGAATCGGTCAGAGATTAAGACTTCCCAAGGCATTTATAAAAGCAGGGAAGACCGCTTCTCTCTGGCACATGAAAGCCGGAACTTATGGAGATCTGAGACCCGGGACTAGGGTTGATATGCTTACATCACTTTTAAAAGATGAACTCTTTGAAGAAGTATTCAAACTAAGTGCAGCAGATAAGCAAAACGATTATTTTGTAATTGCCAAAAAAGATATGGAAACAATCCTGAAAGTAAAACTGCCCGAAGAATTCAGGGATCTTGGAGAGAAATCAGCGTCAAAGATACGTGAGCTAAGGTGTCAGGCTATTTCAGGCAGTAAAGGTACTTGA
- the mpl gene encoding UDP-N-acetylmuramate:L-alanyl-gamma-D-glutamyl-meso-diaminopimelate ligase, whose protein sequence is MLDPVKNQIPSDSKTIHFTAVCGTAMGALAGMLKDMGYSITGSDQDVYPPMSVFLEQKGIRVSSPFDEKNLDHEPDLVVVGNAISRTNPEAKAVLEKKLNYCSMPQAVNALASKNKKQLVIAGTHGKTTTSSLLAWVLMQAGLDPSYIIGGIMKGIESNYRIGDGEFIVIEGDEYDTAFFDKGPKFLHYKPYRAILTGVEFDHADIYRDLDHVKTSFRAFAGIMPENSIFYSGDMYPETEDVLATVSCNLSNYGFSENSAWQARDIIINPPFTDFSAFRDGKLYSRFSLNMMGYHNVYNALSVIAVAESLGIDADSISGGLKTFPGVKRRQEIRGVKNGITVMDDFAHHPSAVKETLRAVQPFFIPGRVIAVFEPRTNTSMRKVFQDIYPDVFGDADAVLIRKPSKLEKVPEAERFSSEKMVADLIERGKNAHHFDDTDSILGFLKDYAVSGDLIIVMSNGGFDNIHERLLELL, encoded by the coding sequence ATGCTTGACCCCGTAAAAAACCAGATACCATCTGACAGCAAGACAATTCATTTTACAGCAGTGTGCGGCACAGCCATGGGCGCTCTGGCTGGAATGCTCAAGGATATGGGATATTCTATAACCGGATCTGATCAGGATGTATATCCTCCAATGAGCGTGTTTCTGGAACAGAAGGGTATAAGAGTAAGTTCTCCGTTTGATGAAAAAAATCTTGATCATGAGCCTGATCTGGTTGTTGTTGGCAATGCTATAAGCAGAACAAATCCTGAAGCTAAGGCCGTACTTGAAAAAAAGCTAAATTACTGTTCCATGCCCCAGGCAGTAAATGCACTCGCTTCTAAAAATAAAAAACAGCTTGTTATAGCCGGAACCCATGGCAAAACCACGACATCTTCGCTCCTTGCCTGGGTTCTTATGCAGGCTGGCCTTGATCCTTCCTATATAATAGGAGGAATCATGAAGGGGATCGAGAGTAATTACCGTATTGGAGACGGTGAGTTTATCGTTATTGAAGGCGATGAATATGACACGGCTTTTTTTGATAAAGGCCCCAAATTTCTTCATTACAAGCCTTACAGAGCAATTCTTACAGGCGTTGAGTTCGATCATGCTGATATTTACAGGGATCTCGATCATGTAAAAACATCATTCAGGGCTTTTGCCGGTATAATGCCTGAAAATTCAATTTTTTATTCCGGCGATATGTATCCTGAAACAGAAGATGTGCTTGCCACGGTTTCCTGCAATCTTTCAAATTATGGTTTTTCTGAAAACTCTGCTTGGCAGGCGAGAGATATCATTATTAATCCGCCTTTCACAGATTTCAGTGCATTCAGGGATGGTAAACTGTACTCAAGATTCAGTCTGAATATGATGGGATATCATAATGTCTATAATGCGCTTTCTGTTATAGCCGTTGCAGAAAGTCTTGGTATTGACGCTGATTCAATATCAGGTGGACTAAAAACGTTCCCTGGAGTCAAGAGAAGGCAGGAAATCAGAGGTGTAAAAAACGGAATTACAGTTATGGATGATTTTGCCCATCATCCTTCTGCTGTGAAGGAAACACTCAGGGCTGTACAACCCTTCTTCATCCCAGGTCGTGTAATAGCGGTATTTGAACCAAGAACCAATACAAGCATGAGAAAAGTCTTTCAGGATATTTATCCTGATGTTTTCGGAGATGCGGATGCTGTCTTGATCAGAAAGCCCTCAAAGCTTGAAAAGGTTCCTGAAGCAGAAAGATTTTCTTCGGAAAAAATGGTTGCTGATCTGATTGAAAGGGGTAAAAACGCCCATCATTTTGATGACACAGACTCAATACTTGGTTTTCTAAAAGATTATGCTGTTTCAGGAGATTTGATCATTGTCATGTCAAACGGCGGATTTGACAACATTCATGAAAGGCTTCTGGAATTACTCTGA
- a CDS encoding response regulator → MTESHIRKILIVDDETSLCKVIEGFLSRKNYLAEIAYNASEALKKLEEQHFDLIISDIVMPDMDGISLMKRVVADRPDISFIIMTAYSEDYAYTDIINAGASDYVTKPFEMRELWARIERIDREKRTYLDLKAANTRLTEALGLASQLAEKAQKASEAKSEFLAHMSHEIRTPLNGVIGFTEILFDTSLSLEQNEYVGIIRQCGETLLSLINDILDFTKMDAGLMELENIDFDPELLCYDVCDMIRPRLTGKTIELICCIDDTVPSMVCGDPHRFRQVLLNIMGNAAKFTENGQIELRLSAVNEDEFNVMLFATIADTGIGIPDDLAEGIFEPFRQVSSGTTRKYGGTGLGLSICRKIAGMMHGHVWYEKGPNIGSVFNFSSRVGAVREIHNPKPIQLNLKDRRVLVVDDNQTLLELISNQLSKAEMRVTCLSKGDSVLPVLETSVSDPFDICILDSDMPGLSGLEIAKAIRISTSPFSEIPLLVLSTPIPGAATESENAGFNGFLTKPVKKTNLLQMLSKLISQSNGDDESTKIIAKNKILTRHSISEDIKRNITVLLGEDNPVNRRLTSTVLQKAGYHVISAGDGKTLFEIYTSNPSEFDIILMDFKMPVMNGIESVKSIRFWEKTISSMGNGLTVKLVPIIMLTASIMKEDETACYDAGANDYLIKPVKREKLYEMIKKWVIDRR, encoded by the coding sequence ATGACTGAATCCCACATAAGAAAAATTCTTATAGTTGATGATGAGACCTCTTTGTGCAAGGTCATTGAGGGCTTTCTTTCAAGGAAGAATTATCTTGCCGAAATTGCTTATAACGCAAGCGAGGCACTGAAAAAACTTGAGGAACAGCATTTTGATCTCATAATATCAGACATTGTCATGCCTGATATGGACGGCATCTCTCTCATGAAAAGGGTGGTTGCAGACCGACCTGACATTTCTTTCATAATCATGACAGCTTACTCAGAAGACTATGCATATACAGACATAATAAATGCAGGAGCTTCTGACTATGTCACAAAACCTTTTGAAATGAGGGAGTTATGGGCCAGAATCGAGAGAATAGACAGGGAAAAGAGAACCTATCTTGACCTTAAAGCAGCAAACACAAGGCTTACAGAGGCTTTAGGCCTTGCAAGCCAGCTTGCTGAAAAAGCCCAGAAAGCCTCTGAAGCAAAAAGCGAATTTCTGGCACATATGAGTCATGAAATCAGGACACCACTTAACGGTGTAATCGGGTTTACGGAAATACTTTTTGATACAAGCCTTTCACTTGAGCAGAATGAGTATGTCGGAATAATCAGACAATGCGGTGAAACCCTTCTTTCGCTGATCAATGACATACTGGATTTCACCAAAATGGATGCGGGCCTCATGGAGCTTGAAAATATCGATTTCGACCCAGAGCTCCTTTGCTACGATGTCTGTGACATGATAAGGCCGAGACTGACCGGCAAAACAATAGAACTGATATGCTGCATAGACGATACTGTCCCTTCTATGGTATGCGGAGACCCTCACAGATTTCGTCAGGTTCTGTTGAATATAATGGGTAATGCCGCAAAATTCACCGAAAACGGCCAGATCGAACTTCGCCTTTCAGCCGTAAACGAAGATGAATTCAATGTCATGCTTTTTGCCACAATAGCAGACACAGGCATTGGAATACCGGATGATCTTGCTGAAGGCATATTTGAACCATTCAGACAGGTCAGTTCAGGAACAACAAGAAAGTATGGAGGTACCGGTCTTGGTCTTTCAATATGCAGAAAAATAGCGGGAATGATGCACGGTCATGTCTGGTATGAAAAGGGACCGAATATAGGCTCTGTTTTCAATTTTTCATCAAGAGTCGGAGCTGTCAGAGAAATTCACAATCCGAAACCTATACAGCTCAATCTCAAGGACAGAAGAGTCCTTGTTGTTGATGATAACCAGACGCTACTTGAACTCATCAGCAATCAGCTTTCCAAGGCTGAAATGAGAGTAACATGCCTCAGCAAGGGCGATTCAGTCCTGCCTGTGCTTGAGACTTCAGTTTCAGATCCTTTTGATATCTGCATACTTGACTCTGACATGCCAGGACTGAGCGGTCTTGAAATTGCAAAAGCAATCAGAATTTCGACATCACCTTTTTCAGAAATCCCTCTTCTTGTTCTCTCCACGCCAATACCCGGAGCTGCAACTGAAAGCGAAAATGCCGGTTTCAACGGTTTTTTGACAAAGCCTGTGAAAAAGACAAATCTCCTCCAGATGCTCAGCAAGCTGATCAGTCAGAGTAATGGAGATGATGAATCAACCAAAATAATTGCAAAAAATAAAATTTTAACGAGACATTCAATCTCAGAAGATATAAAAAGAAACATAACAGTACTTTTGGGAGAAGATAATCCAGTCAACAGGAGACTCACCTCCACAGTTCTCCAAAAAGCTGGTTATCACGTCATTAGCGCAGGCGACGGCAAAACACTTTTTGAAATCTATACATCCAATCCTTCTGAATTTGACATAATCCTAATGGATTTCAAGATGCCTGTTATGAATGGCATTGAGTCAGTCAAATCAATAAGATTTTGGGAAAAGACCATATCTTCAATGGGCAATGGGCTAACAGTTAAACTGGTTCCCATTATAATGCTCACGGCAAGCATTATGAAAGAAGATGAAACTGCCTGCTATGATGCAGGTGCAAATGATTATCTGATAAAGCCTGTAAAGCGTGAAAAGTTATACGAGATGATCAAAAAATGGGTTATAGACCGCCGCTGA
- the efp gene encoding elongation factor P, producing the protein MYEAGDLKKGLKIQIDGVPFAIVQFEFVKPGKGQALYKCRLKNMITGVQFDKTYRSGEKFEEANLEERNMEYLYAEGDNYCFMNSQTFEQEFVSKDQMGDTLDLLKDNTVCSVLFFDGKPIGVTLPNFMELKVVKSDPWAKGDTATGSTKPAILETGFQVQVPPFVEEGEILKIDTRTKEYVERVKS; encoded by the coding sequence ATGTACGAAGCAGGAGATCTAAAAAAAGGCCTTAAAATACAGATAGATGGGGTCCCATTCGCTATTGTCCAGTTTGAATTCGTCAAGCCTGGCAAGGGTCAGGCATTATATAAATGCCGTCTCAAAAACATGATCACCGGAGTTCAGTTCGATAAGACCTACCGTTCAGGTGAAAAATTCGAAGAAGCAAACCTTGAAGAAAGAAACATGGAATATCTTTACGCTGAAGGTGATAACTATTGCTTCATGAATTCCCAAACCTTTGAGCAGGAATTTGTTTCAAAAGATCAGATGGGCGACACCCTTGATCTGCTCAAAGACAACACAGTATGCTCAGTTCTCTTCTTTGACGGCAAACCAATAGGAGTAACTCTTCCTAACTTCATGGAACTCAAGGTTGTTAAATCAGATCCTTGGGCAAAGGGAGATACTGCAACAGGAAGCACAAAGCCTGCAATTCTTGAAACAGGATTCCAGGTTCAGGTTCCTCCTTTTGTTGAAGAGGGAGAAATTCTTAAAATAGATACGCGTACAAAAGAATACGTTGAACGTGTAAAAAGTTAG
- the coaBC gene encoding bifunctional phosphopantothenoylcysteine decarboxylase/phosphopantothenate--cysteine ligase CoaBC: MGLLQNKLIVIGVSGGIAAYKSVEILRQLQKEGASVRVIMTRNAAAFVGPLTFEALSGYSVYMDVVEKDVSGEIRHISWADKADAVIIAPATANMIGKIANGIADDALSTFIMAVRTPVLICPAMNSNMYESRAVQRNLDCLEADGFHVLEPDSGELACGVTGPGRLPDPPFIVDRLKKVLSPSDLKGKRVLVSAGPTIEPIDPVRYISNHSSGKMGYEIARAAEYRGAEVKMVTGKTSLPVPFNVSAVNVLSAAEMYEAMIRNMDDADIIIKVAAVADYRVKDVAEHKIKKTSDDMIIKLEKNPDILKAIGEKKKNQFLVGFAAETRDLRENALAKLKSKNLDMIVGNVVSEEGSGFGSDTNRVTLFYADGNIDHMPVMGKDAVANALIDRILARII, from the coding sequence GTGGGATTACTTCAAAATAAGCTGATCGTAATTGGCGTATCAGGCGGAATTGCCGCATATAAAAGCGTTGAGATTCTAAGGCAGCTTCAGAAGGAAGGTGCTTCTGTAAGGGTTATAATGACCAGAAATGCTGCTGCATTTGTCGGCCCTTTAACCTTTGAGGCTCTTTCAGGCTATTCAGTATATATGGATGTGGTTGAAAAGGATGTCTCAGGGGAAATAAGACATATATCATGGGCTGACAAGGCCGATGCCGTAATAATTGCTCCTGCAACAGCAAACATGATTGGAAAAATTGCAAACGGTATTGCAGATGACGCTCTTTCCACATTTATCATGGCTGTAAGAACTCCTGTTTTGATATGCCCGGCCATGAATTCCAATATGTATGAAAGCAGGGCTGTTCAGAGAAACTTAGACTGTCTTGAGGCTGACGGATTTCATGTGCTCGAACCTGATTCAGGCGAACTTGCCTGCGGTGTGACTGGTCCTGGGAGACTCCCTGATCCGCCTTTCATTGTTGACAGGCTTAAAAAAGTACTGAGTCCTTCGGATTTAAAGGGTAAAAGGGTGCTTGTCTCAGCTGGGCCGACAATTGAGCCAATTGATCCTGTGAGATATATAAGCAATCATTCGTCCGGTAAAATGGGCTACGAGATAGCAAGGGCTGCGGAGTACAGAGGCGCGGAAGTTAAAATGGTAACTGGCAAAACATCTCTTCCTGTTCCTTTCAATGTATCTGCTGTAAATGTTTTAAGCGCCGCAGAAATGTATGAAGCCATGATCAGAAATATGGATGATGCGGATATAATAATAAAAGTGGCTGCTGTGGCTGATTACAGAGTCAAAGATGTTGCCGAGCATAAAATCAAGAAAACTTCTGATGATATGATCATAAAACTTGAAAAGAATCCTGATATTCTAAAGGCTATCGGAGAGAAAAAGAAAAATCAGTTTCTTGTGGGTTTTGCTGCTGAAACAAGGGATCTCAGGGAAAATGCCCTTGCAAAGCTTAAATCCAAGAATCTTGATATGATTGTTGGAAATGTTGTTTCTGAAGAAGGATCAGGATTTGGCTCGGATACGAACAGGGTGACGCTTTTTTATGCTGACGGGAATATTGATCATATGCCTGTAATGGGGAAAGATGCTGTGGCTAACGCGCTTATAGACAGGATTCTGGCCAGAATTATTTAG
- a CDS encoding beta/alpha barrel domain-containing protein — MIVQIYEIQTPQEAEKVIELGVNNIGSVILSSSSWKFPEIKDTVKTAGSLGATSSLIPLFSEPDAVFATLEYYGPDIVHFCEALFPFDNIEKTCSRFIKLQEQVRERFPEIKIMRSIPIPVDGSATEVPFLEIADLFEPYSDFFLTDTFISGSGDDHSDAQPVPGYVGITGKLCSPSKSRELVEKSVIPVILAGGLSPENIYDLAVDIRPYGVDSCTLTNAVDNNGKPLRFKKDLHRVAAFVNEAKRAAIKCNSK; from the coding sequence ATGATTGTTCAAATTTATGAAATACAGACTCCTCAGGAAGCCGAAAAAGTTATTGAACTTGGGGTAAATAATATCGGAAGCGTTATTTTGTCTTCATCATCATGGAAATTTCCAGAAATAAAAGACACTGTAAAAACAGCTGGCAGCCTCGGAGCAACAAGCAGTCTCATTCCATTATTCTCAGAGCCTGACGCTGTATTTGCAACGCTCGAATATTACGGCCCTGATATTGTCCATTTCTGTGAGGCTCTTTTTCCATTTGATAATATTGAAAAAACATGTTCAAGATTCATTAAGCTTCAGGAACAGGTCAGGGAAAGATTTCCTGAAATAAAGATCATGAGGTCAATACCGATACCTGTAGATGGATCTGCCACAGAAGTTCCATTTCTTGAAATTGCCGACTTATTCGAACCATACTCTGATTTTTTTCTCACAGACACGTTCATTTCCGGATCAGGTGACGATCATTCAGATGCTCAACCAGTCCCGGGATATGTAGGGATAACGGGTAAACTGTGCTCTCCTTCAAAATCCAGGGAGCTTGTTGAAAAAAGCGTTATTCCAGTAATACTTGCAGGCGGCCTTTCACCTGAAAATATTTATGATCTTGCAGTGGATATCAGGCCTTATGGGGTTGACAGCTGCACATTGACCAATGCGGTTGATAACAACGGAAAACCATTGAGATTTAAAAAAGATTTACACAGGGTGGCTGCTTTTGTTAATGAAGCAAAACGCGCTGCTATAAAATGCAACAGCAAATAA